The proteins below come from a single Panicum hallii strain FIL2 chromosome 7, PHallii_v3.1, whole genome shotgun sequence genomic window:
- the LOC112900734 gene encoding probable inactive ATP-dependent zinc metalloprotease FTSHI 3, chloroplastic: protein HVTRTDCGTQSRITARPVPPLVSSLRGVIPSSAPRARPPPHRPRPCPIECRRPGAEERARAVAAMASLRPISAAPSFPRARAACFRSPASWSGLAAAARGNAYGCGCTVPPAAAGGHARLRTRWRSPVRAKVDEADKDAGAGLGLRTPGRRRRPRLRLRPRLRLMLWRLRRLSPRDLAAALRRAVRRVPPAAAAPVLLAFLLFAARLALPKNVAKEVAYSDLVAGLREGAVAAVAFEEDSRRIYFSKKAGDASGSDEASEPETDSAAAAAPKWPYYARRVPHDEGFLLGLMREGGVDYRSAPRPAGRLLVDMLSTLLTLWVSLLPMMWFIQRQMSGGGSADKRRKPRKQRVGFDDVQGVDEAKEELVEIVSCLHGSLNYKKLGAKLPRGVLLVGPPGTGKTLLARAVAGEAGIPFFSVSASEFVEVFVGRGAARVRDLFKEAKEAAPSIIFIDELDAVGGSRGRSFNDERDQTLNQLLTEMDGFDSDMKVIVMAATNRPKALDAALCRPGRFSRKVVVGVPDVEGRKKILAVHLRDIPLEENPEIISDLVANLTPGLVGADLANIVNEAALLAARRGGNTVSREDIMDAIEREKYGVNGRQEIDGSERQGLTKLFPWLPKPGNKPSTPDDFRGLMGYQTLS, encoded by the exons CACGTCACGCGCACAGATTGCGGAACCCAATCGAGAATCACCGCACGCCCAGTTCCTCCGCTCGTGTCCTCCCTCCGCGGAGTCATTCCGTCGAGCGCCCCGCGCGCACGCCctcccccgcaccgcccgcgGCCTTGTCCGATCGAATGCCGTAGGCCCGGAGCGGAagagcgcgcgcgggcggtggCTGCCATGGCCTCTCTCCGCCCCATATCCGCCGCGCCCTCCTTCCCGCGCGCTCGCGCCGCCTGCTTCAGGAGCCCCGCCTCCTGGAGCGGCCTCGCCGCGGCCGCGAGGGGCAATGCCTATGGCTGCGGCTGCACGGTTCCACCCGCCGCGGCCGGGGGTCACGCGAGGCTGCGGACGCGGTGGAGGAGCCCCGTGCGCGCCAAGGTCGACGAGGCGGACAAGGACGCGGGCGCGGGGCTGGGGCTCCGCACGCCCGGCCGCAGGAGGAGGCCGCGGCTGCGCCTGCGGCCGCGGCTGCGCCTTATGCTGTGGCGGCTCCGGAGGCTGTCGCCGCGGGACCTCGCGGCCGCGCTGCGGCGCGCCGTCCGCCGCGTGCCtcccgcggccgcggcgccggtCCTCCTGGCGTTCCTCCTGTTCGCCGCGCGGCTCGCGCTACCGAAGAACGTGGCAAAGGAGGTGGCCTACTCGGACCTCGTCGCGGGGCTCCGCGAGGGCGCCGTAGCCGCCGTCGCGTTCGAGGAGGACTCGCGCCGCATCTACTTCAGCAAGAAGGCCGGGGACGCCAGCGGCAGCGACGAAGCGAGCGAGCCCGAGACTGATAGcgcagccgcggcggcgcccaAGTGGCCGTACTACGCGCGGAGGGTGCCGCACGACGAGGGGTTCCTGCTCGGGCTTATGCGGGAGGGCGGGGTGGACTACCGGTCGGCGCCGCGGCCTGCGGGGAGGCTGCTGGTGGACATGCTGAGCACGCTGCTCACACTCTGGGTCTCGCTGCTGCCGATGATGTGGTTCATACAGCGGCAGATGTCCGGTGGGGGCAGTGCTGACAAGCGACGCAAGCCGAGGAAGCAGAGGGTGGGGTTTGACGATGTTCAGGGCGTGGATGAAGCGAAGGAGGAGCTTGTGGAG ATAGTGAGCTGTTTGCATGGTTCATTGAACTACAAGAAGCTTGGAGCAAAACTGCCCAGGGGTGTTCTGCTTGTTGGCCCCCCAGGAACTGGGAAGACTCTGCTAGCAAGGGCAGTTGCAGGAGAGGCTGGAATTCCATTTTTCTCTGTTTCTGCTAGTGAGTTTGTTGAAGTTTTCGTTGGAAGAGGTGCTGCTCGGGTCAGGGATTTGTTCAAGGAAGCCAAAGAAGCTGCTCCGTCAATCATTTTTATTGATGAACTTGATGCCGTGGGTGGAAGTAGAGGTAGAAGTTTTAATGATGAGAGGGACCAAACTCTAAACCAG CTGCTTACTGAAATGGATGGTTTTGACTCGGACATGAAAGTAATTGTCATGGCAGCTACTAACAGGCCAAAAGCACTGGATGCTGCTCTTTGTCGGCCTGGCCGCTTCTCCAGAAAGGTTGTTGTTGGTGTGCCTGATGTGGAGGGCCGCAAAAAGATCTTGGCTGTTCATCTAAGGGATATTCCTTTGGAAGAGAATCCTGAAATAATTAGTGATCTGGTTGCTAATCTAACCCCAGGACTGGTTGGCGCGGATCTAGCAAACATTGTTAATGAGGCTGCTCTACTAGCTGCACGAAGAG GTGGGAATACTGTGTCCCGGGAGGATATTATGGATGCAATCGAGAGGGAGAAATACGGGGTCAATGGTAGACAAGAAATCGATGGTTCTGAAAGGCAAGGTCTCACCAAATTATTTCCATGGCTACCTAAGCCCGGAAATAAACCATCAACCCCTGACGATTTCCGAGGACTGATGGGTTATCAGACATTAAGCTAA